In Brachyspira pilosicoli, the genomic window CACGTCCGTCCCATATAGCTATACCAGCTAAAATACCAAGTAATAACGCATTTAATAACATTTTACTCTCCTTTGTTATTTATAAAATTCTTTTATGATATCTTCATATCCAAGCTTTCGTCCAGTAGGAACAGCTTGCAAAAAAATTTCCTTATTTAATTCATGTAGCTTTTTTAAATTATTTATATCATGCTCATCTAAATATACCTGCATATCAATCATTTTCTTAGATTCAGCTTTTCTAATCCCTCCCAAACATATTGTTTTTATAGAATTCGTATTGTTACAAATAGTTAAAGCATCATCTATAGAAGCTGTGATAACTAGTATATTTCTATTTTCATGCTTAGGATTATTAATAACTAATATAGCACCTTCTATATTCTTTATGGATAACAAAACTTGAGGCGGAGTTGCCATACTAAAAGCAGCCTGCATCATCTTATCATTGACAGCCTGTTCATTTGCAACCAATAAAGTATCAGCACCTGTAAAAGATACCCAACTTACAGCGACTTGACCATGTACAAGACGATCATCAATTCTTAATAATTTTATCATAATTAATTACTCCTAAAATATATATTTATAATTCTTCTAAATTTTGATAATTTTTTTCAAGATAATTATTGACTAAATACATAGTTTCTTTTGTATCTGCTATAATGTCTTCTAATATCTCTTTATTCTTGGAATCATCTTCTCCAATATCAGCCATAACTATTTCTAATAATAAACCTAAATTTAACCCTGTTACTATATATATATTT contains:
- a CDS encoding PTS sugar transporter subunit IIB; the encoded protein is MIKLLRIDDRLVHGQVAVSWVSFTGADTLLVANEQAVNDKMMQAAFSMATPPQVLLSIKNIEGAILVINNPKHENRNILVITASIDDALTICNNTNSIKTICLGGIRKAESKKMIDMQVYLDEHDINNLKKLHELNKEIFLQAVPTGRKLGYEDIIKEFYK